A section of the Hevea brasiliensis isolate MT/VB/25A 57/8 chromosome 17, ASM3005281v1, whole genome shotgun sequence genome encodes:
- the LOC110636048 gene encoding probable receptor-like protein kinase At5g20050, with protein sequence MEDKKANIIAVSTVIILIVVIVIARISLKLSKAFYLIAGADVAVILAVFACLMIRRRYNRRSRLMVTQLVSEGRELRIEYSFLRKVAGLPIKFRFKELEEATDNFRSLLGQGASASVFKGILTDGTAIAVKRIEKEERGEKEFRSEVAAIASVQHVNLVRLLGYCIVAGGPRFLVYDFIPNGSLDCWIFPKKGTRNVPRGCLSWESRYRVALDVAKALSYLHHDCRSRVLHLDLKPENILLDENYRAIVADFGFSKLMGKDQSRVITNIRGTRGYLAPEWLLEHGVSEKSDVYSFGMVLLEMIGGQRNVCLLEKGNDRAQRTWQYFPKIVNQKMREGKLMEVVDHRLVESGDIDEREVKRLVHTAFWCIQEKARLRPTMAHVVEMLEDRVAVEEPPDTQMIVIDLMSIDDDAPDGHKRATIAALPTDQLDGTNPTTSYAYSMSVISGR encoded by the coding sequence ATGGAGGACAAGAAAGCTAACATAATCGCTGTTTCAACCGTTATCATTCTCATCGTCGTCATCGTTATAGCTCGCATCTCACTTAAGCTCTCTAAGGCTTTCTACCTTATTGCAGGGGCCGATGTTGCAGTGATCCTTGCGGTCTTCGCATGTCTCATGATCAGACGGCGTTATAATCGCAGAAGTAGGTTGATGGTGACTCAATTAGTTTCTGAAGGCAGAGAGCTTCGCATTGAGTATAGTTTCCTGAGAAAAGTTGCTGGACTTCCTATAAAGTTTCGATTCAAGgaacttgaggaagcaactgATAATTTTCGGTCATTGCTTGGCCAAGGGGCGTCGGCTTCGGTTTTCAAAGGGATTTTAACCGATGGAACTGCCATTGCTGTGAAGCGAATTGAGAAAGAGGAGCGTGGAGAGAAGGAATTTCGATCGGAAGTTGCAGCAATTGCTAGTGTTCAGCATGTGAATCTGGTGCGTCTTCTTGGATATTGTATTGTGGCAGGAGGGCctcgtttccttgtttatgaTTTCATCCCAAATGGGTCATTGGACTGCTGGATTTTCCCCAAGAAGGGAACCCGGAATGTCCCTCGAGGGTGCTTGTCATGGGAATCAAGGTATAGAGTTGCCCTAGATGTGGCCAAGGCACTTTCTTACCTTCATCACGATTGCCGGTCAAGAGTCTTGCACCTTGATCTCAAGCCAGAGAATATACTTCTTGATGAAAATTATCGAGCAATTGTTGCAGATTTTGGTTTTTCGAAGTTAATGGGAAAAGATCAGAGTAGAGTCATCACAAATATCCGCGGGACAAGAGGTTACTTAGCCCCAGAATGGCTCTTGGAGCATGGTGTTTCTGAGAAGTCTGATGTCTATAGTTTTGGAATGGTGCTTCTGGAGATGATTGGAGGCCAGAGAAATGTTTGCTTGTTAGAAAAGGGCAACGACAGGGCTCAGAGGACATGGCAGTACTTTCCCAAAATTGTCAATCAGAAAATGAGGGAAGGAAAGCTTATGGAAGTGGTTGATCATAGGCTAGTAGAAAGTGGAGATATTGATGAGAGGGAAGTAAAGAGATTGGTTCATACAGCTTTCTGGTGCATACAAGAGAAGGCTAGGCTTAGGCCTACCATGGCTCATGTGGTGGAAATGCTTGAAGACCGGGTGGCTGTTGAGGAGCCCCCTGATACCCAAATGATTGTTATAGATTTGATGTCAATTGATGACGATGCACCTGATGGCCATAAGAGGGCAACTATTGCTGCATTGCCAACAGATCAATTAGATGGCACCAATCCTACCACTTCATACGCATATTCCATGTCAGTCATCTCCGGAAGATAG
- the LOC110636047 gene encoding uncharacterized protein LOC110636047, producing the protein MSFTGPSMGSGGTTARRAFEFGRTYVVRPKGKHQATVVWLHGLGDNGSSWSQLLETLPLPNIKWICPTAPTQPITVFGGFPSTAWFDVGDLSEDAPDDVEGLDAAAAHVANLLSTEPADIKLGIGGFSMGAATSLYSATCFTLGKYANGNQYPGNLSAVVGLSGWLPCSKTLSNKIEGVEEAARRAISLPILLCHGKGDDVVPYKFGEKSSRVLASTGFQDVTFKAYNGLGHYTIPQEMDEVCTWLTSKLGLEGCSS; encoded by the exons ATGAGTTTCACGGGTCCTTCCATGGGTTCTG GTGGTACAACTGCTAGAAGGGCATTTGAGTTTGGAAGGACCTATGTGGTTAGGCCCAAAGGTAAACACCAAGCTACTGTTGTATGGTTACATGGTCTAGGTGATAATGGATCAAG CTGGTCCCAGCTCTTGGAGACTCTTCCTCTTCCAAAT ATTAAATGGATCTGCCCAACTGCTCCAACTCAACCTATAACTGTTTTTGGTGGCTTCCCATCTACAGCAT GGTTTGATGTGGGAGACCTTTCAGAAGATGCTCCCGATGATGTGGAGGGTTTAGATGCTGCTGCGGCACATGTCGCAAATTTATTGTCAACAGAACCGGCTGACA TTAAACTTGGTATTGGAGGCTTCAGCATGGGTGCAGCTACTTCCTTATACTCTGCAACATGCTTTACTTTAGGGAAGTATGCAAATGGAAATCAGTACCCTGGCAATTTGAGTGCGGTTGTTGGATTAAGTGGCTGGCTTCCATGTTCAAA GACCTTGAGTAACAAAATTGAGGGGGTGGAAGAAGCTGCAAGGCGTGCCATATCCCTGCCCATATTGCTCTGTCACGGCAAAG GTGATGATGTGGTTCCTTACAAATTTGGCGAGAAATCCTCACGGGTTCTGGCTTCTACTGGATTCCAGGATGTGACATTCAAGGCATACAATGG GCTCGGCCACTACACAATCCCTCAAGAGATGGACGAGGTCTGCACTTGGCTGACATCCAAATTGGGGCTTGAAGGTTGCTCTTCATGA
- the LOC110636045 gene encoding deSI-like protein At4g17486 isoform X2: MFTISLLSTITPIGSVLGFFIQALKGKEYGFGAHELPVSGVFEVEPRSCPGFIYRCSIPLGRINMSASEFRTFIETVASEYHGDTYHLISKNCNHFTDDISHRLVGKRIPGWVNRLARLGALCSCLLPDTLQVTTVKQLPEYHECIEDGSESLATTTPRDSTEIDDADQEKHLLPPTAVGGEVAFVKEAHK; the protein is encoded by the exons ATGTTTACGATCTCACTCCTATCAACAATTACACCTATTGGTTCGGTTTTGGGATTTTTCATTCAGGCATTGAAG GGTAAAGAGTATGGATTTGGAGCCCATGAGTTACCAGTCAGTGGAGTTTTTGAAGTGGAGCCCAGAAGCTGTCCTGGTTTCATTTATAGATGTTCCATCCCACTGGGCCGCATTAATATGTCTGCCTCTGAATTTCGGACATTCATAGAAACTGTGGCTTCTGAATATCACGGAGACACCTATCACCTCATCTCTAAGAATTGCAACCATTTTACAGATGACATCTCACACAGGTTGGTAGGCAAGCGGATACCAGGGTGGGTAAATCGACTTGCCCGGCTAG GTGCTTTATGTAGTTGTCTGCTTCCAGATACCCTTCAAGTAACTACCGTTAAACAGCTGCCGGAATACCATGAGTGCATTG AAGATGGAAGTGAATCCTTGGCAACCACTACACCCCGCGACTCAACAGAGATCGATGATGCAGATCAAGAGAAGCATTTGCTGCCTCCAACTGCTGTAGGTGGGGAAGTGGCTTTTGTGAAAGAGGCCCACAAATGA
- the LOC110636045 gene encoding deSI-like protein At4g17486 isoform X1, with protein MRIAANLMGAENSSISSSQSENTETQLVLNVYDLTPINNYTYWFGFGIFHSGIEVQGKEYGFGAHELPVSGVFEVEPRSCPGFIYRCSIPLGRINMSASEFRTFIETVASEYHGDTYHLISKNCNHFTDDISHRLVGKRIPGWVNRLARLGALCSCLLPDTLQVTTVKQLPEYHECIEDGSESLATTTPRDSTEIDDADQEKHLLPPTAVGGEVAFVKEAHK; from the exons ATGAGAATTGCAGCGAA TCTAATGGGGGCAGAGAATAGCTCGATTTCTAGCTCTCAGAGTGAGAATACGGAGACCCAGCTGGTGTTGAATGTTTACGATCTCACTCCTATCAACAATTACACCTATTGGTTCGGTTTTGGGATTTTTCATTCAGGCATTGAAG TACAGGGTAAAGAGTATGGATTTGGAGCCCATGAGTTACCAGTCAGTGGAGTTTTTGAAGTGGAGCCCAGAAGCTGTCCTGGTTTCATTTATAGATGTTCCATCCCACTGGGCCGCATTAATATGTCTGCCTCTGAATTTCGGACATTCATAGAAACTGTGGCTTCTGAATATCACGGAGACACCTATCACCTCATCTCTAAGAATTGCAACCATTTTACAGATGACATCTCACACAGGTTGGTAGGCAAGCGGATACCAGGGTGGGTAAATCGACTTGCCCGGCTAG GTGCTTTATGTAGTTGTCTGCTTCCAGATACCCTTCAAGTAACTACCGTTAAACAGCTGCCGGAATACCATGAGTGCATTG AAGATGGAAGTGAATCCTTGGCAACCACTACACCCCGCGACTCAACAGAGATCGATGATGCAGATCAAGAGAAGCATTTGCTGCCTCCAACTGCTGTAGGTGGGGAAGTGGCTTTTGTGAAAGAGGCCCACAAATGA
- the LOC110636043 gene encoding uncharacterized protein LOC110636043: MCLCQQYLLQSFTPLSMKEQPVSRIRRKSTTTTTASASSSRSIKLICSFNGAFHFRPPSNKLRYIGGETRIISVDRKIGFFKLLNKMSDLCPKLRSFSLKYQLPMYGSESGSRRARDPESDLETGVPLVSIASDEDVRCMIEEYDKLELCGKHARLWVFVCSSDGNECDSHDNDIGYENHNNSKNGFFKGNRDLWVNYIENDALRGGAKVCKAQFDDKVAKNPVKDVVRFRCGDDSLRKMVLRQQLLAKQSEGIHSLRGVNGGSEMEFVSSCEDTNHKYNQPLRDFAHETNASMPQGDLYQGNMLGYRIGNAYLHGSESWDRLVQCLGHRLHPLNPKDGNLHVETNSSTHCLSGQKFQVFGDGLGICAENSNHLHNSMVKNICDLHDAKRDSGIFGQGTLSHLNRENIMPWTTVCALRNNHWGGSTYPAKSPFSSGGYQNGIRNHRFIIANESGNQRFYPYQVKSHKNNRAEMGNHRNSRLDGRLSAVKCYPGLRPNSTISKQGPSARLYGSKQGGRTSMINSSFNKDNSSFSVPKEYSGSAVSLRGNSNSKDFHVAYHGEGASAGKQSLWSPKAVVGPSSCVDKTESQQDLLTGSLYETNEVPYHSMYENYNSVSLNNELFTVEQWKVVNISGLSKDRCSTNEAEVECNTNLINTGREINMFNNSKNGTSYLEREALSSVDLLYNLSLSSSEGVEPSASSPASSTVGDSSLKTESKPSDIMCGQLSTGPEGDKSNAVASNFSAPNAVSMEKNQEHEEEILNIEKKAETKESTKCSRVIGGIPSDLAAFYTHLANRELQTIKNSDLEYIEELGSGTYGTVYHGKWKGSSVAIKRIKPSCFIEGSLKEVQLVADFWKEAHMLGQLHHPNIVAFYGVVTDGPLNNLATVTEYMVNGSLKQVLRRKDRTIDRRKRIILAMDAVFGMEYLHEKNIVHFDLKSHNFLVNMKDPQRPVCKIGDLGLSKIKQRTLVSGGVRGTIPWMAPELLHSKNNMVTEKVDVYSFGIVMWELLTGEEPYANLNSEEIIAGKIKGALLPEIPSWCDPAWRSLMERCWSSDPESRPAFSEIAKELRTMSASMNIK; the protein is encoded by the exons ATGTGCCTCTGCCAGCAATATTTACTCCAGTCTTTCACTCCTCTTTCCATGAAAGAACAACCAGTGTCTCGTATCCGGAGGAAATCCACTACCACCACCACAGCCTCCGCCTCCTCATCAAGAAGTATCAAGCTGATTTGCAGCTTCAATGGCGCTTTCCATTTTAGGCCACCTTCCAACAAACTCAGATACATTGGTGGGGAGACTCGTATCATTTCGGTCGACCGGAAAATCGGCTTCTTCAAGCTTCTCAATAAGATGTCCGATCTTTGCCCTAAATTACGCTCTTTCTCGCTCAAGTACCAGCTTCCCATGTACGGGTCAGAATCCGGGTCCCGACGTGCCCGTGACCCCGAGTCAGACTTGGAAACGGGTGTTCCTCTGGTATCGATTGCCTCCGACGAAGACGTTAGGTGCATGATCGAGGAGTATGATAAGCTGGAGTTGTGCGGTAAGCATGCTAGGCTTTGGGTCTTTGTGTGTAGTAGTGACGGGAATGAATGTGATAGTCACGATAATGATATTGGTTATGAGAATCACAATAACAGTAAAAATGGGTTTTTTAAGGGAAACCGTGATTTGTGGGTCAATTACATAGAGAATGATGCTTTGAGAGGTGGGGCCAAGGTGTGTAAAGCACAGTTTGATGATAAGGTGGCCAAGAATCCTGTGAAAGATGTCGTTAGGTTCAGGTGCGGTGATGATTCATTGAGAAAAATGGTTTTGAGGCAGCAGTTGCTAGCCAAACAATCGGAAGGAATTCATAGCCTTCGGGGTGTTAATGGTGGGAGTGAAATGGAATTTGTGTCTTCTTGTGAGGATACTAATCATAAATATAATCAACCTCTTAGAGATTTCGCTCATGAAACAAACGCTTCGATGCCACAAGGGGACCTGTATCAGGGAAACATGCTGGGTTACAGAATAGGGAATGCTTATTTGCATGGAAGTGAGAGTTGGGATAGATTGGTTCAATGTCTAGGCCATCGCTTGCATCCGTTGAACCCGAAGGATGGAAATTTGCATGTGGAAACGAATAGTTCCACGCATTGTTTGTCAGGGCAAAAATTTCAGGTTTTTGGTGATGGATTGGGGATTTGTGCTGAGAATTCGAATCATTTGCATAATTCGATGGTAAAAAATATTTGTGATCTTCACGATGCCAAGCGGGATTCAGGAATCTTTGGGCAGGGGACACTGAGTCACTTGAATAGGGAAAATATCATGCCATGGACTACGGTTTGTGCTTTACGCAACAATCATTGGGGTGGAAGCACCTATCCTGCCAAATCTCCCTTCTCCAGCGGTGGTTATCAGAATGGAATCCGAAACCATAGGTTTATTATTGCCAATGAATCTGGAAATCAGCGGTTTTATCCATACCAGGTTAAGAGCCATAAGAATAACCGGGCCGAGATGGGGAACCATCGAAATTCTAGATTGGATGGAAGGCTTTCAGCAGTAAAATGCTACCCTGGGCTAAGGCCAAATTCAACCATCTCAAAGCAGGGACCATCTGCGAGATTATATGGCTCAAAGCAGGGGGGAAGAACTAGCATGATCAATTCAAGTTTTAATAAGGATAATTCCTCCTTTAGCGTACCAAAAGAATATAGTGGCTCTGCTGTTTCACTGCGTGGAAATTCAAATTCCAAAGACTTTCATGTAGCTTATCATGGAGAAGGTGCTTCTGCTGGCAAACAGTCTCTCTGGTCTCCTAAGGCTGTTGTGGGACCATCATCATGTGTGGATAAAACAGAAAGTCAACAAGATCTCTTGACTGGTTCACTATATGAAACAAATGAAGTTCCATATCATAGCATGTATGAGAATTACAATTCAGTATCCCTTAATAATGAGCTATTCACAGTTGAGCAGTGGAAGGTTGTTAACATCTCTGGCTTATCAAAGGATCGGTGCTCTACCAATGAAGCAGAAGTGGAATGCAATACCAATTTGATAAATACAGGAAGAGAAATTAACAtgttcaacaattcaaagaatgGAACTTCTTATTTGGAAAGGGAAGCTTTATCTTCGGTGGATCTTTTGTATAACTTGTCATTGTCCTCATCTGAAGGGGTGGAACCTTCTGCCTCTTCTCCTGCCAGTAGTACTGTTGGTGATTCTTCATTGAAGACGGAATCCAAGCCCTCAGATATTATGTGTGGACAACTTAGCACAGGACCTGAAGGTGACAAATCAAATGCAGTGGCATCTAATTTCTCTGCTCCTAACGCAGTTAGCATGGAAAAGAATCAGGAGCATGAAGAAGAGATTTTAAACATTGAAAAAAAG GCTGAGACTAAAGAAAGCACCAAGTGCTCCAGGGTGATCGGTGGAATCCCTAGTGACTTGGCTGCATTTTATACTCATCTAGCTAATCGTGAGTTGCAG ActattaaaaattcagatctggagTATATTGAAGAACTTGGTTCAGGCACATATGGAACTGTCTACCATGGaaaatggaaaggttctagtgtTGCCATCAAGAGGATAAAACCAAGTTGCTTCATTGAAGGCTCGTTGAAGGAAGTTCAATTG GTTGCAGACTTTTGGAAGGAAGCTCACATGCTTGGTCAACTTCACCACCCAAACATAGTGGCATTTTATGGTGTTGTAACAGATGGACCTCTGAATAACTTGGCAACAGTGACAGAGTACATGGTGAATGGCTCTCTGAAACAAGTTCTGCGGAGAAAGGAtcg GACAATTGATCGTCGGAAGAGGATAATATTGGCAATGGATGCTGTATTTGGAATGGAATATCTACATGAAAAGAACATTGTCCACTTTGACCTGAAGTCTCATAATTTCCTCGTGAATATGAAGGATCCTCAGCGACCGGTGTGCAAG ATTGGTGATCTAGGCTTATCAAAAATTAAACAGCGGACCCTTGTCTCTGGTGGAGTACGAGGAACCATACCTTGGATGGCACCAGAACTTTTGCACAGTAAGAACAATATGGTAACAGAGAAG GTTGATGTTTACTCATTTGGAATTGTCATGTGGGAGCTCCTAACTGGCGAGGAACCTTATGCAAACTTGAATTCAGAAGAAATAATAG CTGGTAAAATCAAGGGCGCCCTGCTACCTGAAATTCCAAGCTGGTGTGATCCAGCTTGGAGATCACTAATGGAGAGATGCTGGTCATCTGATCCTGAGTCTAGGCCAGCCTTCTCAGAGATTGCTAAGGAGCTACGAACAATGTCAGCAAGCATGAACATTAAATGA